TGCGATCGCTCCTCGGCGGCGCATCTATGTATATCTATTTGGCATTGTTGTATATTGCGATCGGCTTAATCCCCACCGGAATCGCGCTGACCCTATTTTTTGTTTTTCCAGTGTTTACCGCCCTGCTCTCTTGGCGGTTTTTCGGTGATGTCCCGACCTCTTTTCGCTGGGGAATGATGGGTTTAGCGCTGCTGGGCAGTGGGTTGACCATTCCTCAGAACGGTCTGGCTACCAGTGGTCTTGGCGTTGGCCTTGCGATCGCATCAGGGCTAGCCTATGGCCTTTACACCGTGATTGCCCAAAAAAGCTTCGATCACATCCATCCGGTTACCTTTACCTGGATTAGCTTTGCCGTGACGCTTATTTTGTCCGGTATCAGCCTGTTATTCTGGTCGGCACCAGAAACTGCGATTGAGTGGGGGCCGCTGTGGATTGGGGGACTTTTGTCTGCGATCGCAACCTCTGGCGGTCACCTGCTGTATAACTCCGGCATTCG
This Acaryochloris thomasi RCC1774 DNA region includes the following protein-coding sequences:
- a CDS encoding DMT family transporter produces the protein MMDFLLVLLASVFFCFQNVIVRVLFNEYTVAGVVQTGGFVTATLPNSFLLMAMRMLLVVPLMSALAPALHPTVWADLGGLCRPQQRRYLMRSLLGGASMYIYLALLYIAIGLIPTGIALTLFFVFPVFTALLSWRFFGDVPTSFRWGMMGLALLGSGLTIPQNGLATSGLGVGLAIASGLAYGLYTVIAQKSFDHIHPVTFTWISFAVTLILSGISLLFWSAPETAIEWGPLWIGGLLSAIATSGGHLLYNSGIRQVGATSASIIGSTNPALTVVLAWLMIQETLSFVQLAGVALVTLSVALLSQERRSSPRVK